In Coraliomargarita sinensis, the genomic stretch CGACCAGTGTTATTCCACTGCCTGACGGCGTGGACCCCGCGACGGCAGGCCCGCTTTTTTGTGGCGGGATCACGGTCTTCAATCCACTGGTGCAATACGAGATCAGCCCGACATCCAAGGTCGCGGTCATCGGGATCGGGGGGCTGGGCCATCTAGCGCTCGCCTTTCTCAATGCCTGGGGCTGCGAAGTGACGGCTTTCACCTCCAGCGAGGCCAAGCGCACGGAAGCGCTCGAGCTCGGTGCGCACAAGACGCTTAACTCCCGTGATGCGGGCGAGCTCGAAGCGGCGGCCGGGAGCTTCGACTTGGTCCTGTCGACTGTGAATGTGAAACTCGATTGGGAGGCTTATGTCAACACGCTGAAACCGAAAGGGCGCCTGCACTTTGTGGGGGCGACTCTGGAGCCGATCAAATTGGGTGTTTTCTCCCTGATCATGGCCCAGCGTTCGGTCTCCGGTTCACCGGTGGGCAGCCCCGCCACCATTGCCCGAATGCTGGAGTTTGCCGCG encodes the following:
- the ahr gene encoding NADPH-dependent aldehyde reductase Ahr, yielding MIHAYAAQEPGAKLEPFEYDPGPLGAKEVEIKVDYCGLCHSDLSMLNNDWGLTSYPFVPGHEVAGTIAAVGSDVTHLSVGQVVGLGWHAGYCETCPSCLSGDHNLCSQADQTIVGRHGGFADKVRAEATSVIPLPDGVDPATAGPLFCGGITVFNPLVQYEISPTSKVAVIGIGGLGHLALAFLNAWGCEVTAFTSSEAKRTEALELGAHKTLNSRDAGELEAAAGSFDLVLSTVNVKLDWEAYVNTLKPKGRLHFVGATLEPIKLGVFSLIMAQRSVSGSPVGSPATIARMLEFAAAHEIKPVVEHFKFDQVNEALAHLENGQARYRVVMSH